In Brienomyrus brachyistius isolate T26 chromosome 19, BBRACH_0.4, whole genome shotgun sequence, one DNA window encodes the following:
- the frk gene encoding tyrosine-protein kinase SRK2 has protein sequence MDIPQYCLICIRRLCPCLIKPSADAEPPAQKIEPSAPNFTRPLPPLPEEHRFYVALYDYTARTDDDLSVRAGDNLEVLHKHTEEWWIVRALTGISASKEGYVPSNYLAAQESVYAEPWYFPDTKRADAEKLLLCDRNVHGAFLIRERESQRGELSLSVLDDGKVKHYKVLRSTDGEYYISKSHTFRTLKDLVRHYSIDAGGLCVRLTVPCKKLQAPQTHGLSYNTVDKWEIDRKLIKLIRKLGNGQYGEVHEGLWNNTTPVAVKTPKPGTMDPKDFLQEAAIMKKLRHPKLIQLYAVCTLEEPIYIITELMKNGSLLEYLRDDERDKITLSEQIEMAAQVASGMAYLEQQNYIHRDLAARNVLVGENNICKVADFGLTRVFLDENYYEANENCKFPVKWTAPEAIHFKKFSIKSDVWSFGVLLHEIMTFGQIPYPEMSNMEVVQQLSKGYRMFCPASCPKGLYDIMRDCWKDEACDRPTFETLLWELEGFFDMDPTSYS, from the exons ATGGATATCCCTCAATACTGCTTGATCTGCATCCGCAGACTCTGCCCGTGTCTGATCAAACCTTCGGCGGACGCAGAACCTCCTGCGCAGAAGATCGAGCCGTCTGCGCCGAACTTCACCCGGCCGCTGCCCCCCTTGCCGGAGGAACACCGCTTCTATGTCGCCCTGTACGACTATACAGCCCGCACGGACGACGACCTGAGCGTCAGGGCCGGCGACAACCTGGAAGTGCTGCATAAACACACGGAGGAGTGGTGGATCGTCAGGGCGCTGACCGGCATATCGGCCAGTAAGGAGGGATACGTGCCGTCAAATTACTTGGCGGCCCAGGAAAGTGTATATGCGGAGCC GTGGTATTTTCCGGATACCAAGAGGGCAGATGCAGAGAAGTTGCTATTGTGTGACAGAAATGTTCATGGCGCCTTCCTTATCAGAGAACGTGAAAGTCAGAGAGGAGAGCTGTCACTGTCAG TGCTGGACGATGGGAAGGTGAAACACTACAAAGTGCTAAGAAGCACCGACGGAGAATACTACATATCGAAGAGCCACACATTTAGGACTCTTAAGGATCTCGTGAGGCACTACTCCATAGATGCTGGCGGCCTTTGCGTGCGTCTCACCGTGCCATGCAAGAAG CTGCAAGCCCCGCAGACCCACGGGCTCTCCTACAACACAGTGGATAAGTGGGAGATCGACCGCAAATTGATCAAGCTCATAAGGAAGCTGGGGAATGGTCAGTATGGTGAGGTCCACGAAGGTCTTTGGAACAACACCACCCCAGTGGCAGTCAAAACTCCCAAACCAG GTACCATGGACCCCAAGGACTTCCTCCAAGAGGCCGCCATAATGAAGAAGCTGCGACATCCCAAACTGATCCAGCTCTATGCCGTCTGCACGCTGGAGGAGCCCATTTACATCATCACTGAGCTGATGAAGAACGGGAGCCTGCTGGAATATTTACGGG ATGACGAAAGGGATAAAATTACCCTTTCAGAGCAGATTGAAATGGCTGCCCAGGTCGCTTCTGGGATGGCCTATCTCGAGCAACAGAACTACATTCATAGAGATTTGGCAGCCAGGAATGTACTGGTGGGAGAGAATAACATCTGCAAGGTGGCTGACTTCGGCCTGACTAGAGTCTTCCTG GATGAGAATTATTACGAAGCAAATGAGAATTGCAAGTTCCCGGTCAAATGGACGGCGCCTGAAGCGATCCATTTCAAAAAGTTCAGCATTAAATCTGATGTATGGTCCTTTGGAGTCCTTCTGCATGAAATCATGACCTTTGGGCAGATTCCCTATCCAG AAATGAGCAACATGGAGGTGGTGCAGCAGCTCTCCAAAGGTTACAGAATGttctgcccggcctcgtgtccgAAAGGCCTGTATGATATCATGAGGGACTGCTGGAAGGACGAGGCGTGCGACAGGCCCACCTTCGAGACACTGCTGTGGGAGCTAGAGGGCTTTTTTGATATGGACCCAACATCTTATTCCTAA